The nucleotide sequence ttaaagaatatgaccaatcaagtgtgacaatggaaaagtgaatATGGAATCAgagggtacttaatgaatactttgcttcagtactcagTACAGAAAACGAtgttggcaattgtagggatgacttgcagtggtcctaaaagcttgagaatgtagatattaagaaagaagatgtgctggagcttttggaaagcatcaaattggataagtcattgGGGCCATGGCTACTGTggaaagcgagggaggagattgctgagcctctgacaatgatctttgcattatcaatgaggatggaagaggttccggagcactggagggttgtgaatgttgtagggatagcccaggaaattataggcttgtGAGTCTtgtttcagtggttggtaagttcatggagaagatcctgaggggcaggatttattaacatttggagaggcataatatgattaggaatagtcagcatggctttgtcaaaggcaggtcgtgccttccaagcctgattgaattttttgacgaTGTGAGTAAGCACtttaatgaaggtagagccgtagatgtagtgtatatggatttatgGTTTTTccgcagggctgaaatggttggcatgagagggcatagttttaaggtgcttggaagcaggtacagagatgtcaggggtaagtttttttatgcagagcgtggtgagtgcatggaatgggctgccggcggcagtggtggagccagaaacgatagggtcttttcagagactgctggatggctacatgaaggttagcaaaatagagggctgtgggtaaagccTATGTAGTTATAAGGTAAAGCTTGTGTAGTTATAAGGTagtgacatgttcggcatagctttgtaGACCGACAGAACggcattgtgctgtaagttttctatgtttctatatagagaggtagttacacccaaggtacaggacacaggCAAATGActaacagtcaggaaggggaaaggtttTAAAGAGCCCATGCAGAGTAtcccttttctttttcaatctttttattaatatcaaatgTATAAAGGTAATTTCAGTTAATACAAAGGTATAAACCCCCAAAAATGTTCAAATGTAAATGTAGAgttcagaaaaaaaagaaaaaaaatagatcCCCCCAAAAAAATTAAACTAACCAATAcctaactaataaaaaaaaataagaaaaggaCATGGGCTGTTTATAGCATCAAAAAAAATAATAGGACAATAGTGTCACCAGCTCCGAAACTCCATACATATATTAACACAAGAATAGGTTTGGAAAGAGATCAAATCacatcatatgaaagtgttgattaaaagaccatataaccatataacaaaattacagcacggaaacaagccacctcggcccttctagtccatgccaaacgttTACTCGCATAGTCCCagtgacccgcactcagcccataaccctccattcctttcctgtccatatacctatccaattttactttaaatgacaatgccaaacttgcctctaccacttcaactggaagcttgttccacacagctaccactctccgagtaaagaagttccacctcatgttacccttaaacttttgccccctaactctcaactcatgtcctcttgtttgaatctcccctactcttgatggaaaaagcctatccacatcaactctatctatccccctcataattttaaatacctctatcaagtcccccctcataattttaaatacctctatcaagtcccccctcaaccttctatactccaaagaataaagacctaacttgttcaacctttccctgtaacttaggtgctgaaacccaggtaacattctagtaaatcgtctctctactctctctattttgttgacatctttcctataattcggtgaccagaactgtacacaatactccaaatttggccttaccaatgccttgtataattttaacattacatcccaactcctatactcaatgctctgatttataaaggccaacataccaaaagctttcttcaccaccctatccacatgagattccaccttcagggaactatgcaccattattcctagatcactctgttctactgcattcttcaatgc is from Hypanus sabinus isolate sHypSab1 chromosome 5, sHypSab1.hap1, whole genome shotgun sequence and encodes:
- the LOC132394612 gene encoding uncharacterized protein LOC132394612, which produces MFVIYINDLDDGMVNWISKNADDTKVDDVVNNEVGFQSLQRDLGQLEKWAELWQMEFNAAKCEVLHFGRNNPNRTYMVNGRALKNAVEQSDLGIMVHSSLKVESHVDRVVKKAFGMLAFINQSIEYRSWDVMLKLYKALVRPNLEYCVQFWSPNYRKDVNKIERVERRFTRMLPGFQHLSYRERLNKLGLYSLEYRRLRGDLIEVFKIMRGIDRVDVDRLFPSRVGEIQTRGHELRVRGQKFKGNMRWNFFTRRVVAVWNKLPVEVVEASLALSFKVKLDRYMDRKGMEGYGLSAGHWDYASKRLAWTRRAEVACFRAVILLYGYMVF